Genomic DNA from Acidimicrobiales bacterium:
CCGAGCACCCCGGCCTGCACTACGACATCCCGAATCGGATCGCGCTCGGCGACTGGGTCGTCGACGAGGAGCGGGTGACGGGAATGTCAGGCCCGCGCGCCCGTGATGTAGTCCGCGCCGTGCGCGTCTACCGATTCGGAGACGGCCTCATCCGGGAGATCGTCATCTACTCCTGACGCCCGCTGCCACCCCGGCAAGTGCCCCTCACTCGACCCGTGCGGCCGATCGGGCCACCTGCTCGGCTCGGGCCGCCGCGGCGCCAGGATCCACACGAGCTGCGCCGTCGTCGCCACCCCGACCTTCGACCGCGCATTCACCAGGTGATCCTTCACGGTCGAGTGAGATAGC
This window encodes:
- a CDS encoding nuclear transport factor 2 family protein — protein: MEPREIVQAAIDAYHGHDLDRCLGFYADDVVVKDSAGKVLMDGASEVRARYAKSMAEHPGLHYDIPNRIALGDWVVDEERVTGMSGPRARDVVRAVRVYRFGDGLIREIVIYS